From the Entomomonas sp. E2T0 genome, one window contains:
- a CDS encoding DNA methyltransferase, producing MTVLDNTIGSGTTGVACVRTNCHFIGIEKEERYFNIAQDRIN from the coding sequence ATGACTGTACTTGACAACACAATTGGAAGTGGTACTACTGGTGTTGCCTGTGTAAGAACTAACTGTCATTTCATTGGAATAGAAAAAGAAGAAAGGTATTTCAATATTGCTCAAGATCGTATCAATTAA
- a CDS encoding helix-turn-helix transcriptional regulator yields the protein MNTVTPVKMQATLNSTIQPLSQDQANSQPTLSAGTAASEVRILRIKEVINKLGIGKSTIYDWLDVKSPRYDASFPKPIKLNAKSIGWLSTEIDHWLLAKVAQSRH from the coding sequence ATGAATACTGTTACCCCTGTAAAAATGCAAGCAACCTTAAATTCAACTATTCAACCTCTCTCTCAGGATCAAGCCAATAGTCAACCTACATTATCTGCTGGAACGGCTGCTTCTGAGGTTCGTATCCTGCGTATTAAAGAGGTGATTAATAAGTTAGGCATAGGTAAATCTACTATTTATGATTGGCTAGATGTTAAATCGCCTCGGTATGATGCCAGCTTTCCCAAGCCCATTAAGCTTAATGCTAAATCTATTGGTTGGTTATCTACTGAAATAGACCATTGGTTATTAGCGAAGGTTGCACAAAGTAGGCATTAA
- a CDS encoding inovirus Gp2 family protein, translated as MFNINTNTLSSFHFLKQQQANSAAGINNAIVKLLNDPHKRSIALTYSFLSEKRAYLNPYHPFYLLIQAYSMFDEVLFQQLFDDKGLSPYCRLLIQSDQFVDIRSKVELQEEYGYWHNNYKKFSINLGALGDIQQLLTTLLIHAQDPAFNSAVSQYHHDTGFTDNLREYIKYVEDLYKINSRLLIVRVDLSYSQDFCITDETFYTHTSRFLKRMQSNPLFNYLEGYVAKLEHGFERGYHVHLMLFYNSAKKRGDIHLGKMIGELWRHDITKGQGSYFNCNTDEHKATYPICFLGRLQRDEQIRMNCLKEVGIRYLVKIDEYQRLMKPYGKKLLSRGKTPMKQIKEVEVIVNPFS; from the coding sequence ATGTTTAACATAAATACTAACACACTTTCTTCTTTTCATTTCTTAAAACAGCAACAAGCCAATAGTGCAGCAGGAATTAATAATGCCATTGTAAAATTACTGAATGACCCACATAAAAGAAGCATAGCACTTACCTATTCATTTCTTAGCGAAAAACGGGCTTACCTTAATCCCTACCATCCCTTTTATTTATTGATACAAGCCTACTCTATGTTTGATGAAGTGTTATTCCAACAGCTATTTGATGATAAAGGATTATCGCCTTACTGTAGATTATTAATACAAAGTGATCAGTTTGTTGATATCAGAAGTAAAGTGGAATTACAAGAAGAGTATGGCTATTGGCATAATAACTATAAGAAGTTTAGTATTAATCTTGGAGCATTAGGTGATATTCAACAACTATTAACCACTTTACTGATCCATGCACAAGACCCTGCTTTTAATAGTGCTGTTAGTCAATACCATCATGATACGGGTTTTACTGATAATTTAAGAGAATATATAAAGTATGTTGAGGATCTTTATAAAATCAACTCAAGATTATTAATTGTTCGAGTAGATTTAAGCTATAGCCAAGACTTCTGTATTACTGATGAAACCTTCTATACCCATACTAGCAGATTTTTAAAGCGTATGCAGAGTAATCCTCTATTTAACTATTTAGAGGGTTATGTTGCCAAATTAGAGCATGGTTTTGAACGAGGCTATCATGTACATTTAATGTTATTTTATAACAGTGCTAAAAAACGAGGGGATATTCATCTGGGAAAAATGATAGGCGAGTTATGGCGGCATGACATAACCAAAGGACAAGGCAGTTACTTTAATTGTAATACGGATGAGCATAAAGCCACTTATCCTATCTGCTTTTTAGGTAGATTACAACGAGACGAACAGATCAGGATGAATTGTTTAAAAGAAGTGGGTATTAGATACCTAGTAAAAATAGATGAATACCAACGATTAATGAAGCCTTATGGGAAAAAACTCTTATCTAGAGGTAAAACACCTATGAAACAAATAAAAGAAGTTGAAGTAATAGTTAATCCATTTTCTTAA
- a CDS encoding DUF3592 domain-containing protein — MNNNKFSIFPWIIAILGIISLGSGAIKTKMDIRFFINTIQVEGTVIDIITVINYKRNQIGNTVRAQDTYKPVIQFKLPSGKTLTHTPDISSNPVSYNKGEKAPILYDPNTGRPEIYRFMSLWLSDSILIILGLLLFILSTISIVYSFINRNPSEKQ, encoded by the coding sequence ATGAATAATAATAAATTTTCTATATTTCCATGGATTATAGCGATATTAGGCATTATCTCATTAGGATCTGGTGCTATTAAAACAAAAATGGATATACGATTTTTTATTAATACCATCCAAGTGGAAGGTACAGTTATAGATATTATTACGGTTATAAATTATAAAAGAAATCAAATTGGTAATACAGTAAGAGCACAAGATACCTATAAACCTGTGATTCAATTTAAATTACCCTCTGGTAAAACACTGACTCACACACCTGATATTAGCTCTAATCCTGTCTCTTATAATAAGGGAGAAAAAGCTCCCATACTCTATGATCCCAACACAGGTAGGCCCGAAATTTATCGTTTTATGAGTTTGTGGTTATCAGATTCTATTTTGATCATTTTAGGATTATTGTTATTTATATTAAGTACAATAAGTATTGTTTATAGTTTTATAAATCGTAATCCATCAGAGAAACAATAA
- a CDS encoding PIN domain-containing protein yields the protein MNIGYILIDYENIQPIDLKNIDDDFFRVKVFLGANQTKISTELATAMQCLKDRGEYIQISGCGKNALDFHITYYLGKLISKEPDAHYYIISNDTGFDPLITHIRGKKTKISRVKTIGDIPKIKVKHIQILPQRVSFILEQLKIQKNSKPATVSTLQNMIKSRFQNTIEMTDIESIIEELAKKKHITINEKKVTYHF from the coding sequence TTGAACATAGGATATATCTTAATTGATTACGAAAATATACAGCCTATAGACTTAAAGAATATAGACGATGACTTTTTTAGGGTGAAAGTATTTCTTGGTGCCAATCAAACAAAAATTTCTACTGAATTGGCAACAGCTATGCAATGCCTAAAAGATCGGGGAGAATATATCCAAATTTCTGGTTGTGGTAAAAATGCCTTGGATTTTCATATTACTTACTATTTAGGAAAACTTATAAGCAAAGAGCCAGATGCTCATTACTATATCATCTCAAATGATACAGGTTTTGACCCTCTTATTACACATATTAGAGGTAAGAAAACTAAAATCTCTCGTGTAAAAACCATTGGTGATATACCAAAGATCAAAGTTAAACATATACAAATATTGCCACAACGTGTTAGTTTTATTCTCGAACAGCTTAAAATTCAAAAAAACTCAAAGCCTGCAACAGTAAGTACGCTACAAAATATGATTAAATCACGTTTTCAAAACACGATTGAAATGACAGATATAGAGAGTATTATTGAAGAGCTAGCTAAGAAAAAACACATCACCATTAATGAAAAAAAGGTAACCTATCATTTTTAA
- a CDS encoding GTPase, whose protein sequence is MQLQPNNNVYPVPLDKTTIKQSLSELIRPLVPKNCRQYHYRFCDLIPEPNLFGFRCDPQPFQGKVALITDTFMLVQEKGTKNHFIIVNSAYIDNLPAVGNQIEVIPYARRHFNGKRIDEISQQEQILDDGTRYVTTKMILGGETTELPLPIPKGQIQCPELLELIEQLEQLPAPDGFRQISHLLVDAGAKEFTLNVPKASDIIDQPPSISFTVANAKFTGQITVAYDRGADTYVIQATSTTAGLMEVTNVYFDDLAIRLAELIDDGAWQVIKIKIL, encoded by the coding sequence ATGCAACTACAACCCAACAATAATGTATATCCTGTACCCTTAGATAAAACCACCATCAAACAAAGCCTTTCTGAACTTATCAGACCGTTGGTACCTAAAAATTGTCGTCAGTATCATTATCGTTTTTGTGATTTAATACCAGAGCCTAATTTATTTGGTTTTAGATGCGATCCACAGCCCTTCCAAGGTAAAGTAGCATTAATTACTGATACGTTTATGCTAGTACAAGAAAAAGGCACTAAGAATCATTTTATTATTGTAAACAGCGCTTATATAGATAATCTACCAGCAGTAGGTAATCAAATAGAAGTTATTCCCTATGCCAGAAGACATTTTAATGGCAAACGGATTGATGAAATAAGCCAACAAGAACAAATCCTTGATGATGGTACACGTTATGTAACTACCAAAATGATATTAGGCGGCGAAACCACTGAGCTACCATTACCAATCCCCAAAGGACAAATCCAATGCCCAGAACTATTAGAACTGATTGAACAACTGGAACAACTGCCTGCCCCTGATGGGTTTAGGCAAATTAGTCATTTATTGGTAGATGCAGGAGCTAAGGAGTTTACCCTGAATGTTCCTAAAGCAAGCGATATAATAGACCAACCACCTAGTATTAGCTTTACAGTAGCAAATGCTAAATTTACAGGACAAATCACGGTTGCTTATGATCGTGGGGCTGATACCTATGTTATTCAGGCAACCTCAACTACAGCTGGACTCATGGAAGTCACTAATGTGTATTTTGATGATTTAGCAATAAGGTTGGCTGAGCTGATTGATGATGGAGCTTGGCAGGTGATTAAAATAAAGATTTTATAG
- a CDS encoding DUF932 domain-containing protein codes for MAHLVETMAYVGKTPWHGLGSALPSGQPIEVWADKAGMNWQINEAPVRFIAPHLDNERGELIELDGVSAVNPQSLVSFEDQKVLYRSDSNLPLSVVSGRYKVVQPMEVLEFYRDLTEQFGFELETAGVLKQGRKFWALARTGQSSVLAGNDVVNGYVLLATSCDGSLATVVIPTTVRVVCNNTLSVAINKSLAAESIKVPHNTIFDAAAIKRRLNLSIGQWDDFMLMMQELVKRKVSAKESEQFFMNVLNPATAFDRYGSNSNHGHNEIVIDGVDTVNRVSNIVPLTGNNNFEGASLLDRIVSNTGKVIQAEVGNINSITTKEVDWNKLPNGRAMKKVQTLYESHGRGAELQAAKGTAWGLLCAMTEFVDHERQARNQENRLDSAWFGQGAQLKQQALSRAVKLIA; via the coding sequence ATGGCACATTTAGTTGAAACAATGGCTTATGTAGGTAAAACCCCTTGGCATGGGTTAGGCAGTGCGTTACCTTCTGGACAGCCTATAGAGGTCTGGGCCGATAAAGCAGGCATGAATTGGCAGATTAATGAAGCCCCTGTGCGTTTTATTGCTCCTCATTTAGATAACGAACGCGGTGAGCTTATTGAGTTGGATGGAGTATCTGCTGTTAATCCACAATCTTTAGTGAGCTTTGAAGACCAGAAGGTGTTGTATCGTAGTGATTCTAATCTACCTTTGTCGGTAGTGAGTGGTCGTTATAAGGTAGTTCAGCCAATGGAGGTGTTGGAATTTTATCGTGATCTTACTGAACAGTTTGGTTTTGAGTTGGAAACAGCAGGGGTATTAAAGCAAGGCCGTAAATTTTGGGCATTAGCACGTACAGGTCAGTCCAGTGTATTAGCTGGTAATGATGTGGTGAATGGTTATGTATTATTAGCTACTTCTTGTGATGGTTCGTTAGCTACGGTAGTAATTCCTACTACCGTTCGCGTGGTGTGTAATAATACTTTATCGGTAGCAATAAATAAATCGCTCGCAGCTGAGTCTATTAAGGTACCTCATAATACTATATTTGATGCCGCTGCGATTAAACGTCGTTTAAATCTTAGTATCGGTCAATGGGATGACTTTATGTTAATGATGCAGGAGTTAGTAAAGCGTAAAGTGTCTGCTAAAGAGAGTGAGCAATTCTTTATGAATGTATTAAATCCTGCCACTGCTTTTGATCGTTATGGTAGTAATAGCAATCATGGTCATAACGAAATTGTTATTGATGGTGTAGATACAGTTAATCGTGTTTCTAATATTGTGCCATTGACAGGTAATAATAATTTTGAAGGTGCTTCCTTACTGGATCGTATTGTTAGTAATACAGGTAAAGTAATTCAAGCAGAAGTAGGTAATATTAATTCTATAACCACTAAGGAGGTTGATTGGAATAAGCTCCCTAATGGTCGTGCAATGAAGAAAGTACAAACCTTATATGAAAGCCATGGACGTGGTGCTGAACTACAAGCAGCTAAAGGTACTGCTTGGGGCTTGCTGTGTGCGATGACGGAGTTTGTGGATCATGAACGACAAGCGCGTAATCAAGAGAATCGTTTAGATAGTGCTTGGTTTGGTCAAGGTGCCCAACTTAAACAGCAAGCCTTATCACGGGCAGTAAAGCTAATTGCTTGA